Proteins from a genomic interval of Trifolium pratense cultivar HEN17-A07 linkage group LG6, ARS_RC_1.1, whole genome shotgun sequence:
- the LOC123891101 gene encoding DEAD-box ATP-dependent RNA helicase 24 isoform X2, translated as MSKRKFGFEGFGINRPSTYSFERSEAPQRLYVPPSSRKSHDNYEDNDLDNIEFDDDANEESNNNDDNSNTVKGGDGGEEEEIDPLDAFMEGIHEEMKAAPPPKPKEKLEDRYKDDEEDHMESFLRAKKDLGLTLASDALHAGYDSDEEVYAAAKAVDAGLIDYDSDDNPIVLDKKKIEPIAPLDHTEIDYEPFTKDFYEETPSISGMSEQDVTEYRKSLAIRVSGFDCPKPVKTFEDCGFASQIMSAIKKQGYEKPTSIQCQALPVVLSGRDIIGIAKTGSGKTASFVLPMIVHIMDQPELQKEEGPIGVICAPTRELAHQIYLEAKKFAKAYGIRVSAVYGGMSKLEQFKELKAGCEIVVATPGRLIDMLKMKALTMQRATYLVLDEADRMFDLGFEPQVRSIVGQIRPDRQTLLFSATMPRKVEKLAREILSDPIRVTVGEVGTANEDITQVVQVIPSDSEKLPWLLEKLPETIDQGDTLVFASKKATVDEIESQLSQRGFKVAALHGDKDQASRMDILQKFKSGTYHVLIATDVAARGLDIKSIKTVVNFDIAKDMDMHVHRIGRTGRAGDKDGVAYTLITQKEARFAGELVNSLVAAGQNVSTELMDLAMKDGRYRSKRDARKGGGGRKGKGRGGGAGGKGVRGVDFGLGIGYSAEPNNASSNTVPSRSAAVNSLRTGMMSQFRSSFVAASSTSQNEGFSNTTSVAVNKRPTLAGFVSGGSIGGDINTRQQTASYNPAASAVNSTSQSSGVPGQNSTNSSKPRERRRPSGWDR; from the exons ATGTCAAAAAGGAAGTTCGGATTCGAAGGTTTCGGCATAAACCGTCCATCAACCTACAGTTTCGAACGATCTGAAGCTCCTCAACGACTCTACGTTCCTCCTTCATCGCGTAAAAGTCACGACAACTACGAAGACAATGACCTCGATAACATCGAGTTCGATGATGATGCCAACGAAGAATCAAACAACAACGACGATAATAGTAACACCGTTAAAGGCGGTGATGGTGGTGAGGAAGAGGAAATCGATCCATTAGATGCTTTTATGGAAGGAATACACGAGGAGATGAAGGCGGCACCGCCTCCGAAGCCGAAGGAGAAGTTGGAAGATAGATACAAAGATGATGAAGAGGATCATATGGAGAGTTTTTTGAGGGCGAAAAAGGATTTAGGGTTGACGTTGGCGTCGGATGCCCTTCATGCTGGATATGATTCTGATGAAGAGGTTTATGCTGCTGCTAAAGCTGTGGATGCTGGTTTGATTGATTATGATTCTGATGATAACCCTATTGTTCTTGATAAGAAGAAAATTGAACCTATAGCTCCTCTTGATCACactgaaattgattatgaaccCTTTACTAAAGATTTTTATGAGGAGACACCTTCAATTTCAG GTATGAGTGAGCAAGATGTAACTGAATATAGGAAGAGTTTGGCTATTCGGGTATCGGGTTTTGATTGTCCTAAGCCAGTGAAAACATTTGAGGATTGTGGGTTTGCTTCACAAATTATGTCTGCTATAAAAAAACAAGGTTATGAGAAGCCCACGTCTATACAATGCCAAGCTTTACCGGTTGTGCTTTCTGGTAGAGATATCATTGGCATAGCGAAAACTGGTTCTGGTAAAACTGCTTCTTTTGTGCTTCCTATGATTGTGCATATCATGGATCAGCCTGAACTTCAGAAGGAGGAGGGTCCTATTGGAGTGATATGTGCACCTACCAGAGAATTAGCACATCAGATATATCTCGAGGCGAAGAAATTTGCAAAAGCATATGGTATACGTGTCTCTGCTGTCTATGGTGGAATGTCAAAACTTGAACAGTTCAAAGAACTGAAAGCAGGCTGTGAGATAGTTGTTGCTACACCGGGGAGATTGATAGACATGCTAAAAATGAAGGCATTGACAATGCAAAGAGCAACTTACCTGGTGCTTGATGAGGCTGATCGAATGTTCGATCTTGGATTTGAGCCACAAGTAAGGTCCATCGTTGGTCAGATTAGGCCGGACCGCCAAACTTTGCTCTTTTCTGCAACAATGCCTCGCAAAGTTGAGAAGTTAGCCAGGGAAATCCTTTCCGATCCTATTAGAGTGACCGTGGGAGAGGTGGGGACAGCAAATGAAGATATTACTCAAGTTGTTCAAGTAATTCCGTCCGATTCTGAGAAGTTACCGTGGCTTCTGGAGAAACTGCCCGAAACGATTGATCAAGGTGATACTTTAGTTTTTGCTTCCAAAAAAGCCACCGTGGATGAAATTGAATCGCAATTGAGTCAGAGAGGTTTTAAAGTTGCTGCCCTGCATGGTGATAAGGATCAAGCTTCTCGTATGGATATTCTACAAAAGTTTAAATCCGGCACTTACCATGTGCTTATTGCAACTGATGTTGCTGCTCGTGGTCTTGACATAAAGTCAATTAAAACCGTGGTAAACTTTGATATTGCTAAAGATATGGACATGCATGTCCATCGCATTGGAAGAACAGGTCGTGCCGGTGACAAGGATGGAGTTGCATACACTCTTATAACTCAAAAAGAAGCACGATTTGCTGGTGAATTGGTTAATAGCTTAGTTGCTGCAGGTCAGAATGTGTCGACGGAGTTGATGGATCTTGCTATGAAG GATGGGAGATACAGGTCGAAACGGGATGCGAGAAAAGGAGGAG GTGGGAGGAAAGGCAAAGGCAGGGGTGGGGGTGCCGGTGGCAAAGGTGTGCGTGGAGTGGATTTTGGCTTGGGCATTGGATATTCTGCAGAGCCAAACAATGCATCATCTAACACAGTTCCAAGTCGGTCCGCTGCTGTTAATTCTCTGCGAACAGGAATGATGTCCCAATTTCGAAGCAGCTTTGTTGCTGCATCATCAACCTCCCAAAATGAAGGATTCAGTAATACTACAAGTGTGGCTGTTAATAAGAGACCAACACTCGCTGGCTTTGTATCTGGTGGATCAATTGGTGGCGATATAAATACTCGTCAGCAAACTGCTTCATACAATCCTGCTGCATCAGCCGTAAATTCCACCAGTCAAAGTTCTGGAGTTCCTGGTCAGAACAGCACAAACAG TTCTAAACCTAGAGAAAGGCGGAGGCCATCAGGTTGGGATAGATAG
- the LOC123891101 gene encoding DEAD-box ATP-dependent RNA helicase 24 isoform X1: MSKRKFGFEGFGINRPSTYSFERSEAPQRLYVPPSSRKSHDNYEDNDLDNIEFDDDANEESNNNDDNSNTVKGGDGGEEEEIDPLDAFMEGIHEEMKAAPPPKPKEKLEDRYKDDEEDHMESFLRAKKDLGLTLASDALHAGYDSDEEVYAAAKAVDAGLIDYDSDDNPIVLDKKKIEPIAPLDHTEIDYEPFTKDFYEETPSISGMSEQDVTEYRKSLAIRVSGFDCPKPVKTFEDCGFASQIMSAIKKQGYEKPTSIQCQALPVVLSGRDIIGIAKTGSGKTASFVLPMIVHIMDQPELQKEEGPIGVICAPTRELAHQIYLEAKKFAKAYGIRVSAVYGGMSKLEQFKELKAGCEIVVATPGRLIDMLKMKALTMQRATYLVLDEADRMFDLGFEPQVRSIVGQIRPDRQTLLFSATMPRKVEKLAREILSDPIRVTVGEVGTANEDITQVVQVIPSDSEKLPWLLEKLPETIDQGDTLVFASKKATVDEIESQLSQRGFKVAALHGDKDQASRMDILQKFKSGTYHVLIATDVAARGLDIKSIKTVVNFDIAKDMDMHVHRIGRTGRAGDKDGVAYTLITQKEARFAGELVNSLVAAGQNVSTELMDLAMKDGRYRSKRDARKGGGGRKGKGRGGGAGGKGVRGVDFGLGIGYSAEPNNASSNTVPSRSAAVNSLRTGMMSQFRSSFVAASSTSQNEGFSNTTSVAVNKRPTLAGFVSGGSIGGDINTRQQTASYNPAASAVNSTSQSSGVPGQNSTNSSSKPRERRRPSGWDR, encoded by the exons ATGTCAAAAAGGAAGTTCGGATTCGAAGGTTTCGGCATAAACCGTCCATCAACCTACAGTTTCGAACGATCTGAAGCTCCTCAACGACTCTACGTTCCTCCTTCATCGCGTAAAAGTCACGACAACTACGAAGACAATGACCTCGATAACATCGAGTTCGATGATGATGCCAACGAAGAATCAAACAACAACGACGATAATAGTAACACCGTTAAAGGCGGTGATGGTGGTGAGGAAGAGGAAATCGATCCATTAGATGCTTTTATGGAAGGAATACACGAGGAGATGAAGGCGGCACCGCCTCCGAAGCCGAAGGAGAAGTTGGAAGATAGATACAAAGATGATGAAGAGGATCATATGGAGAGTTTTTTGAGGGCGAAAAAGGATTTAGGGTTGACGTTGGCGTCGGATGCCCTTCATGCTGGATATGATTCTGATGAAGAGGTTTATGCTGCTGCTAAAGCTGTGGATGCTGGTTTGATTGATTATGATTCTGATGATAACCCTATTGTTCTTGATAAGAAGAAAATTGAACCTATAGCTCCTCTTGATCACactgaaattgattatgaaccCTTTACTAAAGATTTTTATGAGGAGACACCTTCAATTTCAG GTATGAGTGAGCAAGATGTAACTGAATATAGGAAGAGTTTGGCTATTCGGGTATCGGGTTTTGATTGTCCTAAGCCAGTGAAAACATTTGAGGATTGTGGGTTTGCTTCACAAATTATGTCTGCTATAAAAAAACAAGGTTATGAGAAGCCCACGTCTATACAATGCCAAGCTTTACCGGTTGTGCTTTCTGGTAGAGATATCATTGGCATAGCGAAAACTGGTTCTGGTAAAACTGCTTCTTTTGTGCTTCCTATGATTGTGCATATCATGGATCAGCCTGAACTTCAGAAGGAGGAGGGTCCTATTGGAGTGATATGTGCACCTACCAGAGAATTAGCACATCAGATATATCTCGAGGCGAAGAAATTTGCAAAAGCATATGGTATACGTGTCTCTGCTGTCTATGGTGGAATGTCAAAACTTGAACAGTTCAAAGAACTGAAAGCAGGCTGTGAGATAGTTGTTGCTACACCGGGGAGATTGATAGACATGCTAAAAATGAAGGCATTGACAATGCAAAGAGCAACTTACCTGGTGCTTGATGAGGCTGATCGAATGTTCGATCTTGGATTTGAGCCACAAGTAAGGTCCATCGTTGGTCAGATTAGGCCGGACCGCCAAACTTTGCTCTTTTCTGCAACAATGCCTCGCAAAGTTGAGAAGTTAGCCAGGGAAATCCTTTCCGATCCTATTAGAGTGACCGTGGGAGAGGTGGGGACAGCAAATGAAGATATTACTCAAGTTGTTCAAGTAATTCCGTCCGATTCTGAGAAGTTACCGTGGCTTCTGGAGAAACTGCCCGAAACGATTGATCAAGGTGATACTTTAGTTTTTGCTTCCAAAAAAGCCACCGTGGATGAAATTGAATCGCAATTGAGTCAGAGAGGTTTTAAAGTTGCTGCCCTGCATGGTGATAAGGATCAAGCTTCTCGTATGGATATTCTACAAAAGTTTAAATCCGGCACTTACCATGTGCTTATTGCAACTGATGTTGCTGCTCGTGGTCTTGACATAAAGTCAATTAAAACCGTGGTAAACTTTGATATTGCTAAAGATATGGACATGCATGTCCATCGCATTGGAAGAACAGGTCGTGCCGGTGACAAGGATGGAGTTGCATACACTCTTATAACTCAAAAAGAAGCACGATTTGCTGGTGAATTGGTTAATAGCTTAGTTGCTGCAGGTCAGAATGTGTCGACGGAGTTGATGGATCTTGCTATGAAG GATGGGAGATACAGGTCGAAACGGGATGCGAGAAAAGGAGGAG GTGGGAGGAAAGGCAAAGGCAGGGGTGGGGGTGCCGGTGGCAAAGGTGTGCGTGGAGTGGATTTTGGCTTGGGCATTGGATATTCTGCAGAGCCAAACAATGCATCATCTAACACAGTTCCAAGTCGGTCCGCTGCTGTTAATTCTCTGCGAACAGGAATGATGTCCCAATTTCGAAGCAGCTTTGTTGCTGCATCATCAACCTCCCAAAATGAAGGATTCAGTAATACTACAAGTGTGGCTGTTAATAAGAGACCAACACTCGCTGGCTTTGTATCTGGTGGATCAATTGGTGGCGATATAAATACTCGTCAGCAAACTGCTTCATACAATCCTGCTGCATCAGCCGTAAATTCCACCAGTCAAAGTTCTGGAGTTCCTGGTCAGAACAGCACAAACAG CAGTTCTAAACCTAGAGAAAGGCGGAGGCCATCAGGTTGGGATAGATAG
- the LOC123891102 gene encoding receptor-like cytoplasmic kinase 185, which yields MSIDILKKVQCLLLKWMLILSYLVFMIESGIHEKTVEIPTGLSYVLSGGAPIVTLSPDNPPSYSPFINPSQPPKSSHFSIPFKKRGEWKLPISGFKNIAPIHSTEAAVPSALTQPPLTHHASNCCKQDMVLKRGSKGCHCVYPIKLDIRLLNVSQNPDWDKFLEEFATQLGLQNNTQIDLINFYVVNQSTYNISMDITPHKGISFSASEASKINSSLLMNKVRLDPGLVGGYKLLNLIWFEPPPPTQAPTLTASPEKAPLYHSPTATSPSSSNKGGHSNLFLILGIAIGMLFIAIVSILIFCLCTLLKKEKTPPIETEKPRTESAVSAGGSIPHPTSTRFIAYEELKEATNNFEPASVLGEGGFGKVFKGILSDGTSVAIKRLTSGGQQGDKEFLAEVEMLSRLHHRNLVKLVGYYSNRESSQNLLCYELVPNGSLEAWLHGPVGINCPLDWDTRMKIALDAARGLSYLHEDSQPCVIHRDFKASNILLENNFHAKVADFGLAKQAPEGGANYLSTRVMGTFGYVAPEYAMTGHLLVKSDVYSYGVVLLELLTGRKPVDMSQPNGQENLVTWARPILRDKDRLDEIADPKLGGKYPKEDFVRVCTIAAACVAPEANQRPTMGEVVQSLKMVQRITEYHESVIASSNTQTNLRQSSSTFEFDGTSSVFSSGPYSGLSAAFDNDNISRTVVFSEDLHEGR from the exons ATGTCAATCG ATATATTGAAAAAGGTTCAATGCTTATTGCTGAAATGGATGCTTATATTATCTTACCTAGTATTTATGATTGAGTCTGGTATACATGAAAAAACTGTAGAAATTCCCACCGGGTTGAGTTATGTGCTTTCTGGTGGTGCTCCAATTGTAACACTATCACCAGACAATCCTCCTTCATATAGTCCTTTCATAAATCCTAGCCAACCCCCAAAAAGTTCACATTTTTCAATCCCATTCAAGAAGAGGGGTGAATGGAAACTTCCAATTTCTGGCTTTAAAAATATTGCTCCTATTCATTCAACGGAAGCTGCAGTCCCTTCTGCGTTGACACAGCCACCGTTGACCCATCATGCTTCTA ATTGTTGTAAACAAGACATGGTGTTGAAACGAGGCAGTAAGGGTTGCCACTGTGTATATCCCATAAAGCTAGACATTCGTCTTTTGAATGTCTCTCAGAATCCTGATTGGGATAAATTTCTTGAAGAATTTGCTACTCAGCTAGGGTTGCAAAATAATACCCAGATTGACCTGATAAACTTTTATGTAGTCAACCAATCAACATATAATATCTCAATGGATATTACTCCACATAAAGGCATCAGTTTCTCTGCCAGCGAAGCTTCTAAAATAAACTCTTCACTTTTAATGAACAAGGTTCGATTAGACCCTGGACTAGTAGGTGGGTACAAACTTCTCAACTTGATCTGGTTTGAACCTCCACCTCCGACTCAAG CTCCTACTTTAACTGCATCGCCGGAGAAAGCACCTTTGTATCATTCACCTACAGCTACATCACCGAGTTCTTCAAACAAGGGAGGGCATTCAAATCTATTTCTTATTCTTGGAATTGCTATTGGCATGCTCTTCATTGCAATTGTATCTATATTAATTTTCTGTTTATGCACCTTGCTGAAGAAGGAAAAAACACCCCCCATAGAAACTG AAAAGCCAAGGACAGAAAGTGCTGTTTCAGCTGGGGGTTCTATTCCCCACCCAACCAGTACACGATTTATTGCTTATGAAGAACTTAAAGAAGCAACAAACAACTTTGAACCTGCAAGTGTACTTGGAGAAGGAGGGTTTGGCAAAGTTTTTAAAGGTATCTTAAGTGATGGTACTTCTGTTGCAATTAAGAGGCTTACAAGTGGAGGGCAACAGGGTGACAAAGAGTTTTTGGCCGAGGTGGAAATGCTTAGCCGGTTGCATCATCGTAACCTTGTAAAACTAGTGGGATACTATAGTAATCGCGAGTCATCACAAAATCTACTTTGCTATGAGCTTGTCCCTAACGGAAGTTTGGAGGCTTGGCTTCATG GTCCCGTGGGAATAAATTGTCCACTGGATTGGGACACTAGAATGAAGATTGCTCTTGATGCTGCAAGAGGACTTTCGTACTTGCATGAAGACTCACAACCGTGTGTAATACACAGAGATTTTAAGGCATCCAACATATTACTCGAGAACAATTTTCATGCTAAGGTTGCAGATTTTGGTCTTGCTAAGCAGGCACCTGAAGGTGGAGCTAATTATTTGTCTACTCGTGTCATGGGCACATTCGG GTATGTTGCTCCTGAGTATGCCATGACTGGACACCTACTTGTTAAAAGTGATGTTTATAGCTATGGAGTTGTCTTGCTAGAACTGCTCACTGGAAGGAAACCTGTGGATATGTCGCAGCCAAATGGACAAGAGAACCTTGTTACTTGG GCTAGGCCAATCCTTAGAGATAAGGACCGGTTAGACGAGATTGCTGATCCGAAGCTTGGGGGAAAGTATCCAAAGGAAGATTTTGTGCGTGTGTGCACTATTGCAGCAGCATGTGTTGCTCCTGAAGCAAACCAAAGACCCACAATGGGTGAAGTGGTACAGTCACTTAAAATGGTGCAGCGCATCACAGAATACCATGAGTCTGTGATAGCCTCATCTAATACACAGACCAATCTGAGACAGTCCTCTAGCACTTTTGAGTTTGATGGAACATCTTCAGTATTCTCCTCAGGCCCTTACTCTGGTCTAAGTGCTGCCTTTGACAATGACAACATTTCTAGAACAGTGGTTTTCTCGGAAGATCTTCATGAAGGACGATGA
- the LOC123891104 gene encoding transcriptional regulator ATRX homolog, whose product MEDLGSTRFDGISNAVRRKRSQTSRRPRPDSQPVHDPEGHELSPSSSTPQSEDPDKVSSDENDGYDNTGSKRKEFNLNHSVSQQSSATGRSGLQNRRSSEGVLAPANWKGSSSKLKDSIDSESKDADIYGGRNAESSGQFGVSQDGLGNESRVKKVKLKVGGVTRTIQANSASNSASGSGSTSKSSRLSDGSRPRQKQQSNSDENISPSDKKRSLKGLPWKDFSRGGFGLGKEESSMGKISGKNTSSKQGDKSEPVRKSKRVPKRRVLDGEFGDDDDADDEIRYLEKLKTSKVSAVYRDEEEFSKKHRKLSSVSNMENAASSRSGKDGKKRSRSDRLLEDTDYEDDEESRSDGELDDKKKKKQRKESVDVLMDTKREMTLTTRQRALQSGKDASASNASLIEFPNGLPPAPPRKQKEKPTEEELLSKKTEAANRRRMQVEKAARESEAEAIRKILGQDSSRKKREDKIKKRQEELAQEKAANAEKHASNTIRYVMGPTGTVVTFPEEMGIPPIINSKPVSYPPPREKCAGPSCTNPYKYRDSKTKVPLCSLQCYKAVQENIAAETTC is encoded by the exons atGGAAGATTTAGGATCTACTCGGTTTGATGGTATCAGCAATGCTGTGAGGAGGAAGAGGAGTCAAACTTCGCGCAGGCCGCGGCCTGATTCACAGCCTGTTCATGATCCCGAAGGTCATGAATTGTCTCCTTCATCATCAACACCTCAATCGGAGGATCCTGACAAAGTTTCTAGTGATGAGAATGATGGTTATGATAATACCGGTTCCAAGAGGAAAGAATTTAATCTCAACCATAGTGTTTCTCAGCAATCGTCCGCTACTGGACGAAGTGGTTTGCAGAATAGACGTAGTAGTGAAGGCGTTCTTGCTCCCGCTAATTGGAAAGGTTCGAGTAGCAAACTTAAGGATAGCATTGATTCAGAGTCGAAAGATGCAGATATATATGGTGGAAGGAATGCTGAGAGTTCAGGGCAGTTTGGTGTTTCTCAGGATGGATTGGGGAATGAGAGTAGGGTTAAGAAGGTTAAACTCAAGGTTGGTGGTGTGACGCGGACTATACAAGCTAACTCTGCATCTAACAGTGCTTCAGGAAGTGGATCAACTTCAAAAAGCTCTCGTTTATCGGATGGCTCCAGACCGCGCCAAAAGCAACAG AGTAATTCAGACGAAAATATATCTCCGTCTGATAAGAAGCGCAGCCTCAAAGGCCTTCCGTGGAAGGATTTCTCAAGGGGTGGTTTTGGTCTTGGGAAGGAGGAGTCATCGATGGGGAAGATATCCGGAAAGAACACATCTAGCAAACAAGGAGACAAGTCTGAACCTGTTCGTAAGAGCAAGAGAGTACCCAAAAGACGTGTACTGGATGGGGAATTTGGTGATGACGACGATGCTGATGATGAGATTCGGTACTTGGAAAAGcttaaaacatcaaaagtttCTGCAGTCTACAGAGATGAAGAAGAATTCAGCAAGAAACATCGAAAACTCTCTAGCGTCTCTAATATGGAAAATGCTGCCTCATCAAGGTCAGGCAAAGATGGTAAGAAAAGGTCTAGATCTGATAGATTGCTTGAAGATACAGATTATGAGGATGACGAGGAGTCACGGTCTGATGGAGAGCTAGAcgataagaaaaagaaaaagcagaggaaggaatCCGTTGATGTATTGATGGACACTAAGAGGGAAATGACTCTTACAACGCGTCAACGGGCCCTTCAATCAGGCAAAGATGCCTCTGCATCTAATGCGAGTTTAATTGAGTTTCCCAATGGATTACCTCCTGCCCCACCCAGAA AGCAAAAAGAGAAGCCTACGGAAGAAGAGCTGCTGTCAAAGAAAACTGAGGCTGCCAATAGGCGTAGAATGCAAGTTGAGAAGGCTGCTAGGGAATCTGAg GCTGAAGCTATCAGAAAAATACTTGGTCAAGACTCCAGCAGGAAAAAGCGAGAGGATAAAATAAAGAAGCGCCAAGAAGAACTGGCACAG GAGAAGGCAGCCAATGCTGAAAAGCATGCATCAAATACCATCAGATATGTGATGGGTCCTACTGGGACAGTTGTGACTTTTCCCGAGGAAATGGGGATCCCTCCGATTATAAATTCCAAGCCCGTCAG